The Candidatus Nanohalovita haloferacivicina genome has a window encoding:
- a CDS encoding DNA-directed DNA polymerase II small subunit, with product MNEKALKELTQQGCIIGKDAAEGLTEDDVEAIKGLDVTPMYVSEMMLNNLRERSNSVEEEVVHETEGGKLVEKTKLEEEQDTSDNSSTDEEVDLGEEFDETSSKFSKDKTVRIKDDRNRSEMRTKVEILDETDISEDEKDVPEFLGYYNDRYDRMKDMLMRRMEMKSATSIKRLESRDEGDEATTIGLVNDKYSTQSGKWIVEIEDKTGTFKVLADERDGERIVPDEVIGVRGNLGGDIIYADDIVRPDLPIPQGVKTTKDEVSAAYISDFHMGSQDTLNKRLDRFADWLGSSQAENVGYLVIPGDVVEGVGTYPGQEEELEVTDIYKQYQRFEEWVEKVPEHIQILLGPGNHDITRLAEPQPRIAEDALPTISDFNNVHLVQNPQTVRLHAIRSKGIKNLMYHGYSFDEQIDQIQSLREKAYDDPSHVMIDLLKRRHLAPTYGSNLVSPEGRDNLVIENKPDVFVAGHLHSHANESYKGVNVIASSTFQAQTDFQKRVGHEPDPGKVTLVDFKTRNTDVKQF from the coding sequence ATGAATGAAAAAGCACTCAAAGAGCTAACACAGCAAGGATGCATTATAGGCAAGGATGCAGCAGAAGGCCTGACAGAAGATGATGTAGAGGCGATAAAAGGCCTTGATGTCACTCCGATGTATGTCTCCGAGATGATGCTAAATAATCTAAGGGAAAGAAGTAACAGTGTTGAGGAAGAAGTTGTACATGAAACAGAGGGGGGCAAACTGGTAGAGAAGACAAAGCTCGAGGAAGAGCAAGATACATCTGACAACAGTTCTACTGACGAAGAAGTTGATCTGGGAGAGGAGTTTGACGAAACAAGCTCCAAGTTCAGCAAGGACAAGACAGTAAGAATCAAGGACGACAGAAACAGGTCCGAGATGCGTACCAAGGTAGAGATCCTTGATGAAACAGATATTTCTGAAGATGAAAAAGATGTACCAGAGTTTCTGGGATATTACAACGATCGATACGATCGAATGAAAGACATGCTTATGCGGAGAATGGAGATGAAATCCGCAACTTCTATCAAGAGGCTTGAATCACGTGACGAAGGCGACGAAGCCACTACTATAGGCCTTGTAAACGATAAATACTCGACACAGTCCGGAAAGTGGATAGTTGAAATTGAAGACAAGACTGGAACTTTCAAAGTGCTTGCAGATGAACGAGACGGAGAGAGAATAGTTCCTGACGAAGTAATCGGTGTAAGAGGAAATCTTGGAGGCGATATAATCTATGCTGACGATATTGTGAGGCCTGACCTACCGATCCCACAGGGAGTAAAAACCACTAAAGACGAGGTCTCCGCGGCCTATATCTCTGATTTCCACATGGGATCTCAGGATACTCTGAACAAGAGGCTGGATCGTTTCGCTGACTGGCTTGGAAGCTCGCAGGCGGAAAACGTTGGATACCTTGTAATTCCAGGCGATGTGGTTGAAGGAGTAGGAACATACCCGGGCCAGGAGGAGGAACTCGAGGTCACGGACATCTACAAACAGTACCAGCGATTCGAGGAATGGGTGGAAAAAGTACCGGAACATATTCAGATCCTTCTGGGCCCAGGAAACCACGATATTACACGTCTAGCAGAGCCACAGCCACGGATTGCTGAGGACGCACTACCGACTATTTCAGACTTCAACAATGTGCACTTGGTACAGAACCCGCAGACTGTCAGGCTTCACGCAATCAGAAGCAAGGGTATCAAGAATCTGATGTACCATGGATACAGTTTCGACGAACAGATCGATCAGATACAGTCCTTGAGGGAGAAGGCCTACGACGATCCAAGCCACGTAATGATCGACCTTCTGAAGAGAAGGCACCTGGCACCAACCTATGGATCCAACCTTGTATCTCCAGAAGGCCGTGACAACCTTGTAATAGAAAATAAACCAGATGTATTCGTCGCTGGCCACCTTCACAGCCACGCAAACGAAAGCTACAAAGGAGTAAACGTAATTGCATCATCAACTTTCCAGGCACAGACAGACTTCCAGAAAAGAGTAGGCCACGAACCAGATCCTGGAAAAGTAACACTTGTCGACTTCAAAACCCGAAACACAGACGTCAAACAGTTCTAA
- a CDS encoding ORC1-type DNA replication protein: protein MSQSNLKSMFSNYLDKDSVFKNKDALTTSWKPDNILHRDDQINDLASILAPALKGNDPSNVFLYGSVGTGKTLIVKHVTEELKDVADEQEIDLNVLYINCKMKKVADTEYRLLAKLARQLGEDVPSTGLPTDEIYNRFFNALKDQKGVVVIALDEIDALVKKVGDEFLYNLTRINDDLEETKVSILGISNDLNFTEYMDSRVKSSLSEEEIIFPPYNALELREILKERTDKAFVEDKLEGGVISKCSALAAQEHGDARRALDLLRVAGELCERSEEEKIYKKHVDRAQDKIERDRMVETVRSQPKQSKLVLYTILQMTEDEDEIATGDVYSEYKELCEDVDVSELTQRRVSGLISELDMLGVINAKVISKGRYGRTRQISVDLPEEIRAQLEEMVEEKFYL, encoded by the coding sequence ATGAGTCAGAGCAATCTGAAGTCAATGTTCTCAAACTATCTCGACAAAGACTCTGTTTTCAAAAACAAAGACGCTCTTACCACCAGCTGGAAGCCAGACAACATTCTGCATCGTGATGATCAGATAAACGATCTGGCCTCGATTCTTGCACCGGCCCTAAAAGGAAATGATCCGAGCAACGTATTTCTGTACGGTTCTGTAGGTACTGGAAAGACTCTAATTGTAAAACACGTTACTGAAGAACTGAAGGATGTAGCGGATGAGCAGGAGATCGACCTCAACGTACTGTATATTAACTGTAAAATGAAGAAGGTAGCTGACACCGAGTACCGACTTCTCGCAAAACTAGCCCGACAGCTTGGAGAGGACGTACCTAGCACAGGCCTTCCGACAGATGAAATCTATAATAGATTCTTTAACGCGCTGAAAGATCAGAAAGGTGTAGTAGTAATTGCACTGGACGAAATCGATGCATTAGTAAAAAAGGTTGGAGATGAGTTCCTCTACAATCTTACACGTATCAACGATGATCTAGAGGAGACCAAAGTTTCCATCCTGGGTATTTCCAACGATCTCAACTTCACAGAGTACATGGATTCCAGAGTCAAGTCCTCTCTGTCGGAGGAAGAGATAATCTTCCCGCCTTACAATGCTCTCGAACTCAGAGAGATCTTGAAGGAGAGAACAGACAAGGCCTTTGTAGAGGACAAGCTTGAAGGAGGAGTTATCTCCAAGTGTTCGGCCCTTGCGGCTCAGGAGCACGGAGATGCTCGTAGAGCTCTTGACCTTCTCAGGGTTGCAGGAGAGCTTTGTGAGAGATCTGAGGAGGAGAAGATCTACAAGAAGCATGTTGATCGGGCCCAGGATAAGATCGAGCGCGATCGCATGGTTGAAACAGTTCGTTCACAGCCTAAGCAGTCAAAACTGGTTCTTTACACTATTCTACAGATGACTGAGGATGAGGACGAGATCGCTACGGGGGATGTATACAGCGAGTACAAGGAACTGTGTGAGGACGTAGATGTTTCAGAGCTCACGCAGAGAAGAGTTTCCGGCCTTATATCGGAGCTTGACATGCTAGGAGTAATCAATGCAAAAGTAATCAGTAAAGGCCGTTACGGCCGTACAAGACAGATAAGCGTTGATCTTCCGGAAGAGATAAGAGCTCAACTGGAGGAAATGGTAGAGGAAAAATTCTACCTTTAA